The DNA window AATGCTGCGCATCCGCACGCGGCCAAGGCCACGCTCTCGCATCTCGACCGCTATCGCCACGAGGGTCTTTGTCTCGGTCTCTCGACCGGCAACGCCCTCCTCCCTGCCGCCGACGAAGGTCTCGTCAACCTCGACCTCACCGTTGAGACGGTCCCTGCCTGGACGGATCATGGCTCGGCGCAGCTTGTGGAGCCACGTCCAAGCCGTGCGATAGCTGCCCAGGCCGAGAATGCGCTGGATGCCCAGCGCATTGGCGCCGTACTTCTGGCAGGTGACCCACCAGATGGCGCGGAACCAGAGAGTCAGGGGGGTGCGGGTGTCCTGGAAGATCGTGCCGGCAGTAACCGAGGCCTGGTAGGAGCAGTCAGCACAGAGCCAGAGCCCGCGCTGCGACGGCCACGCCTTCGGTCCAGCGCAGCGTGGGCAGACGAACCCTTCGGGCCAGCGCAGCCTGAACAGGTACTCTCGGCAGGCCTCCTCGGTAGAGAAGCGCTCCTCAAGCTCGATAAGCGTCAACGAGTACTCGTCCATGCCCACCGATACTACGCTCGGCGGTTAGTGGAGTCAAGGGCATATGCCTTTCCTGCCGGTTATCGTAAGAAATCTGCAATCTTATGTCAATACCCCGGACGCATTTTTGCTCGTTAATTCAGGAAAATCTAATCCTAGCGGCAATCTGTTCCGGATTGTCGCGAAGGTCCCGTCTTGACGCGCGAATTTTCCGATTCGCGTGGCAGGACGCGTGTTAGTTTGCGGCCATTTTCGGCCGCATGCTCGATCACGCGCGCAAGTTCTTACAATTCGAGCCCTTTGCGCGCGGTTATCAAGCGAATTCGGATCTTCCCTGCGCCTGGGGCGGCGAGTCGCCGGTGTTCTTGCTCGCCTCGCGCCAGGCTTCCCGCAAGCGCGTGAGGAC is part of the Candidatus Tanganyikabacteria bacterium genome and encodes:
- a CDS encoding IS1595 family transposase, producing MDEYSLTLIELEERFSTEEACREYLFRLRWPEGFVCPRCAGPKAWPSQRGLWLCADCSYQASVTAGTIFQDTRTPLTLWFRAIWWVTCQKYGANALGIQRILGLGSYRTAWTWLHKLRRAMIRPGRDRLNGEVEVDETFVGGREEGVAGRETETKTLVAIAVEMRERGLGRVRMRSIPDGSANSLAAFIEETIEPGSTIRTDGWKGYGGMDGYTHEPRPIKGSGLKAHEMMPGVHRVAALLKRWLLGTYQGAVSSAHLDYYLDEFTFRFNRRASRHRGKLFHRLLEQAVAVEPVTYEAMVKGIRGKPRAKRRKRRSHARLAAT